A window of Microbacterium hominis genomic DNA:
AGGCATGTGGATGCCGGCCGGCTGCCCTCGGCCGTGCTCGGCGTCACCACCGCCGACGGCGTGGTCGCCCTCGACGCCATCGGGGCCACGAACGGCCGCGTGGCGCGCGTCGAGGATGCCTACCGCCTCTTCTCGATCACCAAGCCCCTCACCGGAATCGCCGCAGCCCGCGCCATCGAGCGCGGATTGGCGACCCCCGAGACGCCGCTGCGGGAGGCGCTGCCGGAGTTCGGCGCGAACCGCGACGACATCGTGCGCCTAAAGCACCTCGCCAGCCACACGTCCGGCATCAGCGAGCCGCCGCTCGACCCCGCCGAGCCGCTGCGCGACCTGCTCGTGCGCGGCGGCCGCGACTTCGCCGCCGGCACCGTCTCGCGCTACTCGACGGTCGCCTTCGAGGGGATCGCGGCGATGATCGAGCACGCGACCGGCTCGACCTGGCACGCCGAGGTCGCCCGCTTCGGGCATGCGATCGGTGCGGACGGCTTCACCCTCGACGAGTCCGCGGACCCGCACGAGGTGGTGGATGCCGCGGCCGCCGGCCTCGACACGGCGAGGTTCATCGCCGCCAAGCACCCGGGCGCGGGACTCATCGCGCGCGCCGGCGACCTGCTCGCGCTCGGCGCGGAACTGCTGCGCATCGAAGCGGGCGAGCCCGGCATCCTGCGTCCGGCCACGCTCGCGATGATGCGCCGCCCCCTCACCGGTGCGATCCCACGCCTCGACCCCTACCCCGCCGAGCGCGGCCAGGACTGGGGCTTCACGTGGAATCTGCGCACGCGCGCTCCGGGCCTCATCGACCAGGACGTGTACGGGCACGGCGGCTGGGCCGGCACCGAGTTCTGGGTGCATCCCACCGCCGGCATCGCCTGGGTGCTGATGACGAACAAGGGCCAGCGCCCCGGCGTCGACGCCGACGAACTCGCCAACGCCATCGTCTCGGCGCACTGACCCGCGCAGCGCCGCTTCGCCCGGCATCCGCGGGCGCCGCGCAGCGCCGCGGCGGATCCGGAAACCGGAGATCCTCGCGTTTTCCGGGCGTAGGCGCCACCAGAGTCCGGAAAGTGTGGGGGCCTCCGGTTTCCGGATCGCGCGGGATCGGCCGCGAGCCGACGCGCGGCATCCGCGGGCGCCGGCGACAGCAGAGCGCCCGGCCTGCGCGAAGCAGACCGGGCGCTCGAGGGGATGCCGGCACCGGCGCGACTCAGAAGTCGAAGTCGCCGATGTTGGCCGTGTCGAACACGAACGGGTCGCCGAGGAGCACGGCGCCGTCGGCGCCGACCTCGTAGGAGCCGAGCTTGCCCGCCTCGAACTCGTCGCCCTCTTCGCCAGTGATCTCACCGGTGATCAGCGCCTGAGCGGCGTACGCGGCGAGGTAGCCGAGGTCGGCCGGGTTCCAGAGCGCGAAGGCCTGCACCGTGCCGTCCTCGACGTACTCGCGCATCTGGTTCGGGGTGCCGAGACCGGTCAGCGCGACCTGGCCCTTGAACTCCGACGTCGACAGGTAGCGCGCCGCGGCCGAGATGCCGACCGTGGTGGGCGAGATGATGCCGCGCAGCTCCGGGTAGGTCTGGAGGAGGGCCGCGGTGCGGTCGAACGAGGTCTGGTCGTCGTCGTCGCCGTACACGATGTCGACGAGCTCGATGTTCGGGTGGCTCGCCTCGAGCTCGGCCTCCATCATCTCGATCCAGGCGTTCTGGTTGGTCGCGTTGGCCGACGCCGACAGCACCGCGATCTGGCCCTCGTCGCCGATCTGCTCGGCGATGAGGTCGACCTGCACCTTGGCGATGCCCTCGGCAGTGGCCTGGTTGATGAACAGGTCGCGGCACTCGGGGTTGGTGTCGGAGTCGAAGGTGACGACCTTGACGTCGACCGAACGAGCCTCGTCGAGCGCGTCGCAGATCGCCTCGGGGTCGTTGGCCGACACGATGAGCGCGCCGGTGCCCTGCTGGGCCGCGGTCTGGATGAAGCTCACCTGCGAGGTGGGGCTCGCCTCGGTGGGGCCGACCTCCTCGAACTCGCCGCCGAACTCCTCGACGGCCTCTTCGGCGCCGCCGGTCGAGGTGTCGAAGTACGGGTTGCCGAGGTTCTTGGGCAGCATCGTGATCGACAGGTTGGCGTCGCCGCCATCGCCGCCGTCGCCCCCGTCAGTGGAGCCGCCCGAGCAGCCGGTCGCGACGAGCGCGATCCCGACGGTCAGGGCCGCGGCGGTGAAGCCGCCGCGGGTCTTGCGCTGAAGTCCGAACATCGTTGTTTCCTTCCTTGGTGCGAAGTATTCGCGTTGAGGGTCTATTGCTTGGTCGGGGTCGCGGCCGCGTGTTCGGCGGCCCGCGTCCCCCGTCTCTTCCCGATGGCGGCGACGCGACGGCGCTGCAGCCAGGCGAGGAGGCTTGCCGACACCACGGAGACGATCAGCAGGACGCCCGTGATGATGTTGATGATGTCGCTGGTGACACCGGCCAGACGCAGCGCGCTGGCGAGCGTGCCGATCAGCAGCACGCCGGCGATGACGCCGTGCAGGGCTCCACGGCCGCCGAAGATCGATACCCCGCCCAGGAGCACGGCCGCGATGATCTGCAGTTCCATGCCCATGGCGTTGTCGCCGCGGGCGTTCGAGTAGAGCAGCGTGAAGTACACGCCCGCGAAGCCCGAGACGGCACCCGACAGCACGAACAGGGTGAACTTCGTGCGGTCCACATCGATGCCCGAGAAGTGAGCCGCCTCCTTGTTCAGGCCGATCGCGTACAGCGCCCGCCCGAACGGGGTGAAGTGGAGCAGCAACGCGAAGGCGATCGCCAGCACGACGAACGGGATCAGGATCATCGGCACCGGCGTGCCCGGGATGTTCGCCTTGGCGAGATCGGTCCACTCATCGGGGAAGTCGGTGATCGCCGTGGTGCCGAGGAGCCCGACCGCGATGCCGCGGAACAGCGCCAGAGTGCCGATCGTCACTGCGAGCGAGGGCAGGCCGACGACGGTGACGAGGAAGCCGTTGAACGCACCGGCGACCGTGCCCACGAGGATCGCGATCACGGCGGCCACCGGAAGCGGAAGACCCGCCTGCACCAGGATGCCGGTCATGACGCTGGACAGGCCCACGATCGAGGCGACGGACAGGTCGATCTCCTCGGTGATGATGATGAGCGTCATCGGCAGGGCGATCAGCAGGATCGGGGCGATGTCGCGGATCAGGAAGGTCACCGTCAGCGGGCTGTCGAAGTTCGGCACGGCCGCGAGCGAGACCACGATGACCAGCAGCAGGATGCCGATGATCGCCGATTCGCGGGTCAGGAGCACCCGGCGCCAGGCAGGGCGGCCGTGGGCCTCGTACAGGCGCACCGGCACGGTCTCGGTGGCGGTGGCGGTCATCGGCCTTCCTCCCTCTGTGCGATGAGTCGTCGATGCTGTCTGACGGCGAGCACCCGGTCGAGCACGATGGCGCCGATGATCAGCACGCCCACGACGGCGCGCTGCCAGAAGTCGTCGATGCCCAGGATGGGCAGCGCCCGGTTGATCGTGAGGAGCAGGAACGCGCCGATCGCCGCGCCCCACACCGTGCCGACGCCGCCGGAGATGGCGACGCCGCCGATGACGGCCGCGCCGATGGCCTGCAGCTCCCAGCCGAATCCGGCAGCAGAGCTCACCGTGCCGTAGCGCGCCGCGTAGAGCACGCCCGCCAGGCCCGACAGGGCCCCCGACACGACGAACGCGGTGATCACGCGGCGCGTGACCCGCAGCCCGTACAGGTGCGCCGCGGCGGGATCGGAGCCGATCGCGTAGAACTCGCGCCCGCCCCGCAGGTTGCGCAGGTACCACGCGGCGGCGACCAGCACGACGACCGCGATGATGGTGAGGTACGGGATGCCGAGCAGCTGATCGGTGCCGAGACCGCGGAACTCGCGCGGCAGGTCGGACGCGTTGATGCGATCGGATCCCGTCCACGCCACGTTGAGGCCGCGGTAGATGTACATCGTGCCGAGGGTGATCACCAGCGCCGGCACCCGCGCGAACGCGACGAGTGCGCCGTTGATCGCGCCGAGCAGTCCGCCCAGCAGCACTCCCCCGACGAAGACGCCGATGATCGGGATGCCGGGCACGTCGATGAACAGGCGGCCGGTGAGGTACGCGGTGAGCCCCACGATCGAGCCGACCGACAGGTCGACGTTGCGCGTGATGATCACGACCGCCTGGCCGACGGCGACCAGCAGCAGCAGCGAGGGCGTCAGCAGCAGATCGCGGAAGCCGTCGTTGGAGAACAGGAAGTTCGGGTTGGCGAGGGTCGCCGCGAGGATCACCAGGAGCAGCGCGAGGAGGATGCCCGTCTCACGCGCCGTCGCGATGGAGCGCACGAGGCGGGATGCCGCGCTGGTGCCCGGCTGTACGGGTGCGGTGGTCGTGCTCATCGCGCCACCTCCGCGTCTGCCGTGGCGGCGTACATGATCGCCTCGGGCGTCGCCTGCGCGCGGGTGAACTCACCCGTGAGGCGCCCTTCGCGCATGACCAGGACTCGATCGGCCATGCCGAGCACCTCCGGGAGTTCGGACGAGATCATGAGGATCGCCATCCCCTGCTGAGCCAGTTCGCTGAGGAGGCGATGGACCTCCGCCTTGGTGCCCACGTCGATGCCGCGTGTCGGCTCGTCGACGATGAGCACGGCCGGCTCGGTGGCCAGCCACTTGCTGAGGACGACCTTCTGCTGGTTGCCGCCCGAGAGCGTGCCGGTCTCGGCGTCGAGGGCGGCGGTCTTCACTTCGAGCCTGCTGGCCCACACCTTCGCGGCCTCGTTCTCGAGGCCGGTCCACAGCAGGCCCCACTTGGCGAGCTTGGCTCGGATGGCGAGGGTCACGTTGCGAGCGACGCCGTCGTCGAGCACGAGTCCCTGCTTGCGACGGTCCTCGGGGACGAGCGCGATGCCGCGCGTGGTCGCCAGCCGCGGGTTGCCCTTGGGCAGGACCGTGCCCCGCAGCGTGACCGTGCCCGACTGGTACGCGTCGACGCCGAACACCGCGCGTGCGACCTCGGAGCGGCCTGCGCCCACCAGGCCCGCGAGGCCGAGGATCTCCCCCGCACGCAGCTGGAAGGAGATGTCGCGGAACACGCCGCGCCGGGTGAGTCCCTCGACCTCGAGCACGACGTCGCCGATCTCCGCCGGCAGCTTCGGGAACAGCTCGGTCACGTCGCGCCCGACCATCTGACGCACGAGGTCGTCGACGGTCGTGTCCGCGATCGGGGTGGTGTCGATGTACGAGCCGTCGCGCATGACGGTGACGGTGTCGCACAGGTCGAACACCTCGTCGAAGCGGTGCGATATGAAAAGGAGCGCTCGGCCCTCGTCGCGCAGGCTCCGCGCGACGGCGAAGAGGCGCTCCACCTCGACGCCCGAGAGCGCGGCGGTCGGCTCGTCCATGATCAGCACGCGCGCGTCGAGGGAGATCGCCTTCGCGATCTCGATGATCTGCTGGTCCGCGATCG
This region includes:
- a CDS encoding serine hydrolase domain-containing protein, giving the protein MTSYSAAFDWARRHVDAGRLPSAVLGVTTADGVVALDAIGATNGRVARVEDAYRLFSITKPLTGIAAARAIERGLATPETPLREALPEFGANRDDIVRLKHLASHTSGISEPPLDPAEPLRDLLVRGGRDFAAGTVSRYSTVAFEGIAAMIEHATGSTWHAEVARFGHAIGADGFTLDESADPHEVVDAAAAGLDTARFIAAKHPGAGLIARAGDLLALGAELLRIEAGEPGILRPATLAMMRRPLTGAIPRLDPYPAERGQDWGFTWNLRTRAPGLIDQDVYGHGGWAGTEFWVHPTAGIAWVLMTNKGQRPGVDADELANAIVSAH
- the rhaS gene encoding rhamnose ABC transporter substrate-binding protein translates to MFGLQRKTRGGFTAAALTVGIALVATGCSGGSTDGGDGGDGGDANLSITMLPKNLGNPYFDTSTGGAEEAVEEFGGEFEEVGPTEASPTSQVSFIQTAAQQGTGALIVSANDPEAICDALDEARSVDVKVVTFDSDTNPECRDLFINQATAEGIAKVQVDLIAEQIGDEGQIAVLSASANATNQNAWIEMMEAELEASHPNIELVDIVYGDDDDQTSFDRTAALLQTYPELRGIISPTTVGISAAARYLSTSEFKGQVALTGLGTPNQMREYVEDGTVQAFALWNPADLGYLAAYAAQALITGEITGEEGDEFEAGKLGSYEVGADGAVLLGDPFVFDTANIGDFDF
- a CDS encoding ABC transporter permease — translated: MTATATETVPVRLYEAHGRPAWRRVLLTRESAIIGILLLVIVVSLAAVPNFDSPLTVTFLIRDIAPILLIALPMTLIIITEEIDLSVASIVGLSSVMTGILVQAGLPLPVAAVIAILVGTVAGAFNGFLVTVVGLPSLAVTIGTLALFRGIAVGLLGTTAITDFPDEWTDLAKANIPGTPVPMILIPFVVLAIAFALLLHFTPFGRALYAIGLNKEAAHFSGIDVDRTKFTLFVLSGAVSGFAGVYFTLLYSNARGDNAMGMELQIIAAVLLGGVSIFGGRGALHGVIAGVLLIGTLASALRLAGVTSDIINIITGVLLIVSVVSASLLAWLQRRRVAAIGKRRGTRAAEHAAATPTKQ
- a CDS encoding ABC transporter permease, producing the protein MSTTTAPVQPGTSAASRLVRSIATARETGILLALLLVILAATLANPNFLFSNDGFRDLLLTPSLLLLVAVGQAVVIITRNVDLSVGSIVGLTAYLTGRLFIDVPGIPIIGVFVGGVLLGGLLGAINGALVAFARVPALVITLGTMYIYRGLNVAWTGSDRINASDLPREFRGLGTDQLLGIPYLTIIAVVVLVAAAWYLRNLRGGREFYAIGSDPAAAHLYGLRVTRRVITAFVVSGALSGLAGVLYAARYGTVSSAAGFGWELQAIGAAVIGGVAISGGVGTVWGAAIGAFLLLTINRALPILGIDDFWQRAVVGVLIIGAIVLDRVLAVRQHRRLIAQREEGR
- a CDS encoding sugar ABC transporter ATP-binding protein, with the protein product MTADALSDAAPALELRRVVKSFGAVVALRSGSLTLHPGSIHALIGENGAGKSTLVKIIAGLYRRDAGDFLLGGESVDFTSTAQSKAAGVAVIYQEPTLFPDLSVTENIFMGRQPTNRFGRIDRKAMRAEAVEIFQRLGVHLDPDRVTDGLSIADQQIIEIAKAISLDARVLIMDEPTAALSGVEVERLFAVARSLRDEGRALLFISHRFDEVFDLCDTVTVMRDGSYIDTTPIADTTVDDLVRQMVGRDVTELFPKLPAEIGDVVLEVEGLTRRGVFRDISFQLRAGEILGLAGLVGAGRSEVARAVFGVDAYQSGTVTLRGTVLPKGNPRLATTRGIALVPEDRRKQGLVLDDGVARNVTLAIRAKLAKWGLLWTGLENEAAKVWASRLEVKTAALDAETGTLSGGNQQKVVLSKWLATEPAVLIVDEPTRGIDVGTKAEVHRLLSELAQQGMAILMISSELPEVLGMADRVLVMREGRLTGEFTRAQATPEAIMYAATADAEVAR